A window of the Paenibacillus sp. genome harbors these coding sequences:
- a CDS encoding helix-turn-helix domain-containing protein, whose translation MKKFSLYTNLVLFGFAISFLPILALGFFSYMKSSDAIQTQVNESNIQVMQQLNGNVEQVLRTVDYTLNYIVNTNQVQDALYRTLSYTDFQLYNQLKEELNLLQSPDTRVTDVILANAASDWVINNRGLFAFDTYASRDTLLRLMELEGATNWVMLHTDEFDSSDTQSYGCPYTVALVKKMPLHTSGNRGVAVATIPNCSLAEMMDIALTSSQAIAFDRNFRIVLHPDPAFLGLHVSEGNLIGDRDLERFTAASGQFRTSSDRGDISVTYVRSDFNGWTYASFTEMEEFTKEARSIGWFTLYLCLGIAAASVLLVWLGSRRVYSPVRRILQQIAERLPETQAMKKNELQVIDEHIRELFATNAKMRTELHQHSQQVRIFFLHKLFQGQIPPSEIDERIAMFGYAAQVTSWSRLAVFALQIDILEQTRYKQKDLDLLLFAASNIIEEMVPQPDRLPPVIIDQTLVTLIGGKDMTDEQFDNHVNKLTETIQRNMRTYLDLDVSIGISLPFAGLHRAPRAFQEGLEALKHRIKLGTGVIVPYFSLNSGKHPQVYFYPMQLENQLIDAIKLADEELAFSLLQQWLDEVFLKDRTPHEYQISLIRLLNSLMVVMQEAGIRLDQLDIQESSLYEELLQLYVKPEIEKWFRSRIVSPVIRVFQDRQQSQYHNISEQIIDIIRSEFDTDITLEECAARLHYNVFYLSSVFKKETGMPFSDYLAQFRLTMSKKWLVETNMSVKDIAERLTYTNPQNFIRSFRKQEGMTPGQYRAKYGKPES comes from the coding sequence TTGAAAAAATTCAGTCTCTATACCAACTTGGTATTGTTCGGTTTCGCCATCAGCTTCCTGCCGATTCTCGCGCTCGGGTTTTTCTCGTACATGAAATCGTCGGACGCCATACAAACGCAAGTCAACGAGAGCAATATCCAAGTGATGCAGCAGTTGAACGGGAACGTAGAGCAGGTGCTCCGCACCGTGGATTACACGCTGAATTACATCGTCAACACGAATCAAGTGCAGGATGCGCTGTACCGGACATTATCCTATACCGATTTCCAGCTGTACAACCAGTTAAAAGAAGAGTTGAATCTGCTGCAATCGCCCGACACTCGCGTCACCGACGTGATTTTGGCGAACGCGGCTTCCGATTGGGTCATCAACAACCGCGGACTGTTCGCGTTCGACACTTACGCGTCGCGCGATACGTTGCTCCGCTTGATGGAGCTGGAAGGCGCCACGAATTGGGTCATGCTCCACACCGACGAATTCGATTCGAGCGACACGCAGAGCTACGGCTGTCCCTATACGGTCGCGCTCGTGAAAAAGATGCCCCTGCATACGTCCGGCAACCGCGGGGTCGCCGTCGCGACGATCCCGAACTGCAGCTTGGCCGAAATGATGGACATTGCGCTGACGTCCAGCCAAGCGATCGCGTTCGATCGCAATTTCCGGATCGTGCTGCATCCGGATCCGGCCTTCCTCGGGCTGCACGTCTCGGAGGGGAACCTGATCGGTGACCGCGACTTGGAACGGTTTACCGCTGCATCGGGGCAATTCCGGACGTCGTCCGACCGCGGCGACATTTCCGTGACGTACGTCCGGTCGGATTTTAACGGGTGGACGTACGCTTCCTTTACGGAAATGGAAGAGTTTACGAAGGAAGCGCGCTCGATCGGCTGGTTTACGCTGTATCTCTGCCTCGGCATCGCCGCCGCGAGCGTGCTGCTCGTTTGGCTCGGCAGCCGCAGGGTGTATTCGCCGGTACGGCGCATTTTACAGCAGATCGCCGAACGTCTGCCGGAAACGCAGGCGATGAAGAAAAACGAGCTCCAGGTCATCGACGAGCACATCCGAGAGCTGTTCGCCACCAACGCGAAAATGCGAACGGAGCTCCATCAGCACAGCCAGCAGGTGCGCATCTTTTTCCTGCACAAGCTGTTTCAAGGCCAAATTCCGCCGTCCGAAATCGACGAGCGGATCGCCATGTTCGGTTACGCCGCCCAAGTGACGTCTTGGAGCAGGCTCGCCGTGTTCGCGCTGCAGATCGACATCCTGGAGCAAACCCGCTACAAGCAGAAAGATCTCGACCTGCTGCTGTTCGCCGCCAGCAACATCATCGAAGAGATGGTGCCGCAGCCGGATCGGCTGCCGCCCGTCATCATCGACCAGACGCTCGTTACGCTGATCGGCGGCAAAGACATGACGGACGAGCAATTCGACAATCACGTCAACAAACTGACCGAAACGATTCAACGAAACATGCGCACTTACTTGGACCTTGACGTCAGCATCGGCATCAGCCTGCCGTTCGCCGGGCTGCATCGCGCGCCGCGCGCGTTCCAGGAAGGGCTCGAGGCGCTGAAGCACCGCATCAAGCTCGGCACGGGCGTCATCGTCCCGTACTTCAGCTTGAACTCGGGGAAACACCCGCAGGTATATTTCTACCCGATGCAGCTGGAGAACCAGCTGATCGACGCGATCAAGCTCGCCGATGAAGAGCTGGCCTTCTCACTGCTCCAGCAGTGGCTCGACGAAGTGTTCCTGAAGGATCGGACGCCTCACGAGTACCAAATTTCGCTCATTCGGCTGCTCAATTCGCTCATGGTCGTGATGCAGGAGGCCGGCATTCGGCTCGACCAGCTCGATATCCAGGAAAGTTCGCTTTACGAAGAACTGCTGCAGCTGTACGTCAAACCGGAAATCGAGAAATGGTTCCGCAGCCGGATCGTCTCGCCGGTCATCCGCGTGTTTCAAGACCGGCAGCAGTCGCAGTACCACAACATTTCGGAACAGATCATCGATATTATCCGAAGCGAATTCGACACCGACATTACGCTCGAAGAATGCGCGGCGCGGCTGCATTATAACGTCTTTTATTTAAGCAGCGTCTTCAAGAAGGAAACCGGCATGCCGTTCAGCGACTATTTGGCCCAGTTCCGGCTCACGATGTCGAAGAAATGGCTCGTCGAGACGAACATGTCGGTCAAAGACATCGCGGAGCGGCTGACGTACACCAACCCGCAAAACTTTATCCGCTCGTTCCGCAAACAAGAGGGCATGACGCCCGGGCAGTACCGCGCCAAATACGGCAAGCCGGAATCGTAA
- a CDS encoding extracellular solute-binding protein: MFSKPIRRTAAALAALALSTGCAAQGGASHGASSSAAAKDAVSFTIMANLHTPVVPSPKLELLLEEKTGARITFQWAPDGSYEEKFNASFTTDTLPEAVFLKNAAMMNLVADPIRNGLFWEVGPYLERFPNLRKLNPDVLRNIAVDGKIYGLYQERPLSRQGIIYRKDWADRLGLKAPTTVDELYTMLYRFTYDDPDGNGVDDTIGLTDRNDLVYGAFKTIASYLGTPNGWGEREGKLLPEFLFPEYKDTMDFFRKMHREGVMNKDFPVTSKADQQEMLTSGKAGVYVGAMGDVISLQKETAEAVPEAEFDVHNRIQGPKGERVWATPGFGTVVMFPKSAVETEEELLQVLGFFDRLMDAELANLLRWGVEGEHYAVQGGKAVPIDDFAKLDKEVKAYQGIEIGGPNTIPGLLDPDFQSPVKAKAELLTRDNETMLVHNPAEALESVTYHERGERLQKYITDATYKYILGLIDEAGFDAEVNRWLAEGGHLMIEEMNAAYKAASK, from the coding sequence ATGTTTTCGAAGCCGATTCGGCGCACCGCGGCCGCGCTTGCCGCGCTCGCGCTCTCGACGGGCTGCGCGGCGCAGGGCGGGGCATCGCACGGCGCTTCTTCGTCCGCGGCCGCGAAGGACGCGGTATCGTTTACGATCATGGCCAATTTGCATACGCCGGTCGTGCCCTCCCCGAAGCTTGAGCTGCTGCTCGAGGAGAAGACGGGGGCCCGAATTACGTTTCAGTGGGCGCCGGACGGGAGCTACGAGGAGAAGTTCAACGCCTCGTTCACGACGGATACGCTGCCCGAGGCCGTCTTTTTGAAGAACGCAGCCATGATGAATCTCGTCGCCGATCCGATCCGCAACGGCTTGTTTTGGGAAGTCGGGCCGTATTTGGAGCGGTTCCCGAATTTGCGCAAGCTGAACCCTGACGTACTGCGCAATATTGCGGTCGACGGCAAAATTTACGGGTTGTACCAGGAAAGACCGCTGTCTCGACAGGGGATCATTTACCGCAAAGATTGGGCTGACAGACTCGGTCTGAAAGCGCCTACAACGGTCGATGAATTGTATACGATGCTTTATCGTTTCACCTACGACGACCCGGACGGCAACGGCGTCGACGATACGATCGGGCTCACCGACCGCAACGATCTCGTCTACGGCGCGTTCAAGACGATCGCTTCGTATTTGGGGACGCCGAACGGCTGGGGCGAGCGGGAGGGGAAGCTGCTGCCGGAGTTTCTGTTCCCGGAGTACAAGGATACGATGGACTTCTTTCGGAAAATGCATCGGGAAGGCGTCATGAACAAAGATTTCCCCGTGACGTCGAAGGCGGATCAGCAGGAGATGCTGACCTCCGGCAAAGCCGGCGTCTATGTGGGGGCGATGGGCGACGTCATCTCGCTGCAGAAGGAGACCGCGGAGGCGGTGCCCGAAGCGGAATTCGACGTGCACAACCGGATCCAAGGCCCGAAAGGCGAGCGCGTCTGGGCGACGCCGGGCTTCGGCACGGTCGTGATGTTCCCGAAGTCGGCGGTGGAGACGGAAGAGGAGCTGCTGCAGGTGCTCGGCTTCTTCGACCGGCTGATGGACGCGGAGCTCGCGAATCTGCTGCGATGGGGCGTCGAGGGCGAGCATTACGCCGTCCAAGGAGGCAAGGCGGTGCCGATCGACGATTTCGCGAAACTGGATAAGGAAGTGAAAGCGTACCAAGGCATCGAAATCGGCGGACCGAACACGATTCCCGGGCTGCTGGACCCGGATTTCCAATCGCCGGTGAAAGCGAAGGCGGAGCTGCTGACGCGGGACAACGAAACGATGCTCGTGCACAATCCGGCGGAAGCGCTCGAATCGGTCACGTACCATGAACGGGGAGAACGGCTCCAGAAATACATTACCGACGCGACGTACAAATACATTCTCGGCTTGATCGACGAGGCGGGGTTCGACGCGGAAGTGAACCGCTGGCTCGCCGAAGGCGGCCATCTCATGATCGAGGAAATGAACGCAGCCTACAAGGCCGCGTCGAAATAA